The genomic region TTCCAGAGGGAGGTGAAAAGATAATGGAAACTTTAGCTGATCAGTGGCTTAGGCAGGGTAAGCATGAAGGGCTTATTATCGGTGAGCAGCAGGGCATAGTTAAGGGCAAACTTGAAGCCACCCAGGAAACCTTGATAGACCTTGCAACAGAAGTATATGGCCCAATACCTGGCATGCTCCAGGTTAAAATTAAGTCCATTCAATCCGTAGAGAATCTCAGGGCTTTAACCCGAAAGATCATCAGGACAGACTCCTTGGATGAATTCACAGAGTTGGTAGACAAAGCAGCACTCAACTAATCCCTACACTACACAAAGTGTGGATGCCGGGAAAGGCAAGGTAATGGACAAAAAGATCGTGGAAAAAGCCAAAAAGAAAGGCTACAAGATATCCAGAGCTGAGAGGTTCAGATACAGATGCCGGTATTTTACTGATTCCGGGGTGATCGGCGGGAAGGACTTTGTGCAGGAGGCCCCAGTAAAATGAAAAGAAATTTTACGGGGTAAATATTTGATCAGGTTAAGCATTTGCTGGGGTCCAAGGATACAAGGAAATTTACTCCGGTTGGTGGGGTGGAGGGTTTGTATTCAATGAAAAGACTGGGACAAACTTAATATAGGCCCAGTTAAAAATGCTGGTTTGAATAAAGCCTTGCCTGATCTAAATCTGGGATCGCTTCTGCAGTCTTTGACTCTACTGGCACACGGTGGTGCTGTTGGCTTCTATGTCCAAAACGCAAACAAAAAACCAGCCATAAACTTCAATCAAACTCTTTCAGAACTGGTATCCCGTGGCGCACCGTACAGATATCTGGCTCTACCAGGTATCGGTACTGGCATTAATTTAGACGAGATCCAGTGGATGGCTATTGATGCACACAGCAAGAACGAGGATATCCCAGCAGGGGTAGAGGCAAGGTTACGGGGTCTGAATAAATCACTGCTTAAAGACGGCCAGCCTTTGAAGCACGGAGAGGAAACAGTTAATGAGCTTAAGGTAAGGCTGGATGGGTTTATAGGTGGTACTTTGCCGCTGATTAAGAGGCTTGGCGGGGTTAAGTAAATAACCTTGCTGGCTTTTTTTATATCTTGCCCACTGGCTTATGCTGGTGGGCTTTTTTTGTTGGTGCTTGCCAAGTGGCTTGGGATGATCTAAAAAATAGTAAGCAATGGCAACAACTATGGAGGTCAACCATGTATTCATTTATATTCAGGAAAAGTGATAAATACTGGGTAGCTCTTTGTCTTGAGAATGGTCTTGTTGGACAGGGAACCAGCAAAGATGAGGCTGCATCAAAATTAAAAGAAGCGATAGAATCTTTTGAAGAGGTGCTTGCTGAAGATGAAAATGTTTATAGTGGGCCGATACCGATTCGGGAACTACATGAATTTCTAACCATAGAAAATGCTGACGCTGAGGATACAACAACCTTCGAATTAAGAGCTGTTCATGCCTAAATCTATCCCTTCTCTCAAGCCCAAACAACTAATCAAAATCATAAAAAAGAATGGCTGCGAGTTTTATCGGGAAGGCAAAGGCGACCACAGAATATTCATTAGAGTAGTCCAGGGAAAAAAGCATACTGCCCCAATTGATATGGGAGCAGGGGAAATGTCACCGCCTTATGTAATCCGAATTTTCAGGCAACTGGGTTTTACTGATGTTGAGATTGATAAAATCTTCAGTTGATTATTGATCGCCAGCAGGGACAACTTGCTGGTTTTTTTCATTATGAACAAAACAGAAGCAGTTCACCACACCAAGAGAGCCAACAACCGCCTTAAACCAGTATCTGATACCTTCATACAGATAATCAATTACCCAGACTGGAAAGATGCAAAAAACATTTAATGCGTTGTTTTGCAAGGCTGGACCGGGAGCTTGGACCTGATGACACAGAAGGACCGGCACTGCGGAAAGCTTTAGATGATTTCTATAATACTTTTGATTCGGATTATGAGAACTTATCCGAAGATCACGCAATGAATGTATACAAGGCAGTGCGTACGGTACAATACCAGAGGTGGCGCAGGATCGAAGCCAAATATGGACCAGTGAGGCATTACTTTGATCGCTTTGGTAACATAAAACCACAGTACAAAAAGAATAGACAGCAGGAAGATCAAGTTGAGCCACCACGGGGCTGTCTGATTCTGGTTATATTGTTTATTGGCTTTATTGTTTGGTGGTTGTTTTTTTGAGGGGTGCTGGCTTTGAGCTGGTGGGCTTTTTTTATGCATTCACACACAGAGGTCTGACAGCCACTTCAATGTCCGACCATGTACTTTCCCTGGCTATCTTCAGATCATAAGCCTGCTGAAGGTTCATCCAGAATTCCGCTGAGGTTCCAAAGTACCTGCTCAGGCGCAAGGCCGTATCAGAGGTTATCCTTCTTCTCTCATTTAGAAGAGAAAGGGGACAGGTTCTTAGATTGACTGTTTTGCCATGTTTCGCTACATTCGTTAAGGATCTACAAGGACAGTAATTCATGGAGGTTCTACCATGCCCAGAATAGCCAGATTTATTCGTGAAAACCAACCTACAGTATACCATGTTATATCCAGAACCGCCCGTTGAAGAAGGTATCAGGAGTCAGGGGACAGGGGACAGTGAAGAAGGTATCAGGAGTCAGGGGACAGGGGACAGTGAAGAGCTTGAAAAGAGGAATTGATCCAAAGATCGTGGAAAAAGCCAGAAAGAAAGGCTACAAAATATCCAGGACTGACCGGTTCAGGTACAGATGCCGGTATTTTACAGACTCAGGTGTGATCGGGGGGAAAGACTTTGTTCAGGAGGTATTTGACCAGGTTAAGCATCTGCTTGGGTCCAAGGATACAAGGAAATTTACGCCTATTGGCGGGGGGGAGGGGTTGTATTCCATGAAGCGATTGGGTGCTCCGTAGCCTGGGCATTCAATTTCCCCTTGCCTGCCTCCAAAAAGCCTATTATATCAGTATCTATTGC from Desulfonatronovibrio magnus harbors:
- a CDS encoding type II toxin-antitoxin system HicB family antitoxin produces the protein MYSFIFRKSDKYWVALCLENGLVGQGTSKDEAASKLKEAIESFEEVLAEDENVYSGPIPIRELHEFLTIENADAEDTTTFELRAVHA
- a CDS encoding type II toxin-antitoxin system HicA family toxin, which translates into the protein MPKSIPSLKPKQLIKIIKKNGCEFYREGKGDHRIFIRVVQGKKHTAPIDMGAGEMSPPYVIRIFRQLGFTDVEIDKIFS
- a CDS encoding HigA family addiction module antitoxin, producing MNYCPCRSLTNVAKHGKTVNLRTCPLSLLNERRRITSDTALRLSRYFGTSAEFWMNLQQAYDLKIARESTWSDIEVAVRPLCVNA